One part of the Vicia villosa cultivar HV-30 ecotype Madison, WI linkage group LG6, Vvil1.0, whole genome shotgun sequence genome encodes these proteins:
- the LOC131612989 gene encoding uncharacterized protein LOC131612989 → MPTTSITEKKIVDQVWSTTPMKGRKAPPSHYTFKMQSFSLLSKASIEKCVSEEFEAGGYKWSLSIYPTGNPKGNGQGHISIYLTLVDQTSLPNDWEINAIINFSVYNFNDDEYLTTQDATVRRFHVMKTEWGISKFINLETFLDPSNGYLNDDDCVFGAEVFIVKTMNKGNCLSMIKESSTVSHSWKFSKFSLANLDKYESESFVGGDYKWKLLLYPNGNVEGKGLCVSLFLALDVSTVPVNTKLVVSGTLRAKDQITGQHAQRKLNVKFSSSDLVWGSRTFVTLTKFKNPNNGFLVEDNCIFEVELLVVGLVKPRID, encoded by the exons ATGCCTACTACGTCAATCACAGAGAAGAAAATTGTTGATCAGGTGTGGTCTACCACTCCCATGAAAG GAAGAAAAGCTCCACCAAGTCATTACACTTTCAAAATGCAGTCCTTCTCATTGCTTTCAAAAGCATCCATAGAAAAATGTGTCTCAGAAGAGTTTGAAGCAGGGGGTTATAAATG GAGTCTATCTATTTACCCAACTGGGAATCCAAAAGGAAATGGACAAGGTCACATTTCTATTTATTTGACACTTGTGGATCAAACTTCATTACCTAATGATTGGGAAATCAACGCGATTATAAACTTTTCTGTGTACAATTTTAATGACGACGAGTACCTTACAACACAAG ATGCAACTGTTAGGCGTTTTCATGTCATGAAAACAGAATGGGGTATCTCAAAATTCATCAACCTTGAAACATTTCTTGACCCTTCAAATGGATATCTGAATGACGATGATTGTGTTTTTGGAGCTGAAGTTTTCATCGTCAAGACCATGAACAAAGGCAATTGTTTATCAATGATAAAAGAATCTTCCACAGTTTCACATAGCTGGAAATTTAGCAAATTTTCACTTGCAAATTTAGACAAGTATGAGTCTGAATCATTTGTAGGTGGAGACTATAAATG GAAGCTTCTGCTATACCCTAATGGAAATGTTGAAGGAAAGGGTTTATGTGTTTCATTATTTTTAGCTTTGGACGTTTCAACTGTTCCAGTAAACACTAAACTTGTTGTGTCTGGCACTCTTCGTGCCAAAGACCAAATCACTGGCCAACATGCTCAACGAAAAT TAAATGTCAAATTCTCCAGCTCAGATTTAGTGTGGGGGTCTAGAACATTCGTGACATTGACTAAATTTAAAAATCCGAATAATGGGTTTTTGGTGGAAGATAATTGTATATTTGAAGTTGAACTTTTAGTTGTTGGATTAGTTAAACCTAGAATTGATTGA
- the LOC131615162 gene encoding uncharacterized protein LOC131615162 produces the protein MSGASESSGVNSCGRRAPVCGHHLPMRIFVSKSRSNPGRRYWKCKYWGKESDCNGFHWDDEIESGKVEENLYDGVSCGSEKMLEVMRNYGAEFGKSFVDELGKSLNNKKIDKLKQKSAKDQKTINVLTYTLIASWICFSVMFTLCNLAK, from the exons ATGTCAGGCGCAAGCGAAAGCTCTGGGGTCAACAGTTGTGGACGAAGAGCTCCAGTTTGTGGACACCATCTCCCCATGCGAATTTTTGTTTCAAAATCCAGGTCAAACCCAGGAAGAAGATACTGGAAGTGCAAATATTGGGGG AAGGAGAGTGATTGCAATGGGTTTCACTGGGATGATGAAATTGAAAGTGGAAAAGTTGAAGAAAAtctgtatgatggagtttcttgtggAAGTGAAAAGATGTTAGAGGTTATGAGGAACTATGGAGCAGAGTTTGGGAAGTCATTTGTGGACGAGTTGGGGAAATCATTGAACAACAAGAAAATTGACAAACTGAAACAGAAGTCTGCAAAGGATCAGAAGACTATTAATGTCCTCACATACACTCTTATTGCATCTTGGATCTGTTTTTCTGTTATGTTTACTCTTTGTAATCTAGCTAAGTAG
- the LOC131612990 gene encoding wee1-like protein kinase, whose product MKGKTPKPTKVRGRKKLSNGRNTLQLHFSKFSLNQYKPLPTTACPSNAFCLRTMIEAEANDSPTVRDANEAAETTDSRDCILSQDLFCSPDYLTPENQRIFNCLTFNKDNSPCPRSPEKLTTTRNKRCRLDDVYGRSLSSPLCSDHQQDVELDKDSVAEEVSLADEFSLDKLKVAAKPNPQNYVSQSAAALRCRAMPPPCYRNPYLKDVSQKETDPFANQRSKCAGFFPKFTSDEGLSRYRTDFEELEQIGIGNFSCVFKVLKRIDGCLYAVKRSTRQLHLETDRRKALMEVQAMAALGSNQNIVGYYSSWFESEQLYIQMEICDHSLSKYKGSELLSEGQLLEVLYQVANALRFIHEKGIVHLDVKPDNIYVKNGVYKLGDFGCATLIDNSLPIDEGDARYMPQEILNEKYDHLDKVDIFSLGASIYELVRKSPLPESRCHFSNLKEGKLSLLPSNTMQFQNLLKAMIDRDPVKRPSARELVENPIFDRVLRTAKN is encoded by the exons atgaaGGGAAAAACCCCAAAACCTACCAAAGTTAGGGGAAGAAAAAAGCTCTCAAATGGCAGAAACACTTTACAGCTTCACTTCAGCAAATTCTCTCTCAATCAATACAAACCCTTACCAACAACAGCTTGTCCTTCCAATGCCTTTTGCCTCCGGACCATGATCGAAGCCGAGGCCAACGACAGCCCCACCGTAAGGGATGCAAACGAAGCTGCCGAAACAACGGATTCCAGAGATTGTATTCTCAGTCAAGATTTATTCTG ttCGCCAGATTATTTAACGCCGGAGAATCAACGGATTTTTAACTGTTTGACATTCAATAAG GATAATAGTCCTTGCCCTAGATCGCCGGAGAAATTGACGACGACTAGAAACAAGAGATGTAGGCTAG ATGATGTCTACGGAAGGTCTCTTAGCTCTCCCCTTTGTAGTGACCATCAACAAGATGTGGAACTTGATAAGGACTCTGTTGCAGAGGAAGTATCTCTTGCAGATGAATTTTCTCTTGATAAATTAAAAGTAGCTGCTAAGCCAAATCCCCAGAATTATGTGTCACAATCTGCAGCTGCATTGCGTTGCAGGGCTATGCCCCCTCCTTGCTATAGGAACCCCTATTTAAAAGATGTTTCACAAAAGGAGACAGATCCCTTTGCAAACCAAAGATCCAAATGTGCAG GATTCTTCCCTAAATTTACATCCGATGAGGGTCTCTCACGCTATCGCACtgattttgaagagcttgag CAAATTGGCATAGGGAACTTTAGTTGtgtttttaaagtattaaagCGAATAGATGGCTGCTTGTATGCTGTGAAACGCAGCACTAGACAGTTACACCTGGAAACAGATAG GAGAAAAGCTTTGATGGAAGTTCAAGCTATGGCAGCTTTGG GTTCTAATCAGAACATTGTGGGATATTATTCTTCATGGTTTGAAAGTGAGCAGCTGTACATTCAGATGGAGATATGTGATCATAGCTTATCCAAATACAAAGGCTCTGAGTTATTATCAGAAGGACAACTCTTAGAAGTTTTATATCAG GTTGCCAATGCACTGCGATTTATACACGAGAAGGGAATAGTTCATCTTGATGTTAAGCCTGATAATATTTATGTTAAAAATGGTGTTTATAAGCTTGGTGATTTTGGATGTGCAACTCTTATTGATAATAGCCTTCCAATCGACGAAGGAGATGCCCGTTATATGCCCCAGGAAATCCTTAATGAGAAATATGATCACCTTGACAAGGTTGATATTTTCTCGCTGGGAGCTTCTATTTATGAGCTCGTTCGAAAATCACCTTTGCCAGAATCACGATGTCATTTTTCAAATCTAAAAGAGGGCAAGTTGTCACTCCTTCCTAGCAATACAATGCAATTTCAAAACTTGCTTAAG GCCATGATTGATCGTGATCCAGTTAAGAGGCCGTCTGCCCGAGAGTtagtagagaatccaatttttgACAGGGTCTTAAGAACAGCAAAAAATTGA